The nucleotide sequence GCTCACGCCGGTAGCGTAGGGAGGCCTCATGAGCGAGCCGCGTGACGACAACCTCGAACGCCCTGATGGCAAAGCGAACAACACCCAGCGCGTGATCGAAGTCAGCGAAAGCGATCTGCCGCTGCACTGCCCGATGCCGCAGCACGCCGACTGGAGCGCGCACCCCCGCGTCTACCTGCCGATCGAAGTGCGCGGCGATGCGCTCTGCCCGTACTGTGGCACGCTCTACCGTCTGAAAGGCAAACCGAGCGGCAGCCGTCATTAGCCTTGCCGCGACCGATCCGGTCGCGGTTGAAGCGGCGAGCGGTTTTTCCTAGCATTACAGACCTATGTCCGAACCTGTCTTCCCCACCCCCGAAGCCGCCGAAGAGGCTTTCTACGCCGCCTTCGAAGCGCGGTCGCTCGACGACATGATGGCGGTCTGGGCACGTGACGACCACGTCGCCTGCATACACCCGCTTGCCGCGCCGCTCAATGGGCGCGCGGCGGTGGCGGCGGGCTGGCGAAGCATGTTCGGCGCCGCGGGACGCTTCCGCCTGCAGGTGAAGGCGGTCCACGAAATACGCCAAGCCGACCACGTGATCCGCATCGTCGACGAATTCCTCACCATCGGCGACGAGACGGCGCCGCGCCCGGCGATTCTCGCGACCAACGTCTATCGACGCGAAGCCGACGGCTGGCGCATGGTCCTCCATCACGCGTCGCCCTTGCAGGTCGGCGCGAAGGCCGGCGCCGACACGCCGCCCGTCGTATTCCACTAACCAGCGGGCTTTGCCGGCGGCCGGCAATGCGCAGCGCCGGCGACCCGCCCTACCGCGCGCCGTGGTGGCTGCCCGGCGGCCATCTGCAGACGATTTACGCGAGCCTCTTCATTCGCGTGCCGCCGGTCGTCTATCGCCGCGATCGGCTCGAGCTCGCCGACGGCGACTTTCTCGACTTCGACTGGGTCGACGGCGTCGCCGGGCAGCCGGCGCTCGTGCTGTTTCACGGTCTCGAGGGCAACGCCGAAAGCCCTTACGCGCGCGACCTGATGGCGGAGCTCGGCCGGCGCGGCTGGACCGGGGCTGTTGCGCATTTCCGCGGCTGCTCGGGCGAGGACAACCGCCTGCCGCGCGCCTATTTCGCGGGCGACAGCGCGGACATCGAACACGTGCTGCGGCACGTCAAGTCGCACCACCCCGACGCGCCACTCTATGCCGTCGGCGTCTCGCTCGGCGGCAACGCCTTGCTCAAGTGGCTGGGCGAGACGGGCGCCGCTGCAGCCGCGCTGGTCACACGGGCCGCGAGTGTTTCCGCGCCGCTCGACCTGATCGCCGCAGGCCGCGCGCTCGACCGCGGCTTCAATCGCCGCGTCTACACCGCGCGCTTTCTCGCGACACTGAAGCGCAAGGCGCTCGACAAGGCGCGGCGTTTTCCCGGCCTGCTCGACGCATCCGCGGTCGCCGCGGCGACCACGTTCCGCGAATTCGACACGCTGGTGACCGCGCGCCTGCATGGCTTTCGCGACGCCGACGACTACTGGCTGCGGGTCTCGGCTAAACCTTTCCTGCGAGCGATCGCAGTGCCCACGCTCGTGATCAACACGAGGAACGATCCCTTCCTGCCGCACGCGGCCTTGCCCGCCCCCGCGGAGGTCGCACCGGCGGTCACGCTCGAACAGCCCGCAGCCGGAGGCCACGTCGCCTTTCCGCAGGGCCCCTTCCCAGGCCGGCTCGGCTGGCTCACGCGTCGCCTGATGCGGCACTTCGAAGCAGGGCGCGGTTAGAATCGATCCCTCTGAGATCAAGGAGCGCGCTGTGGAATACCCCAAGGAAATCTTCAAGGCCTACGACATTCGCGGCATCGTCGGCAAGACCTTCACGCCTGAAATCGTCGAGGCCATCGGTCATGCCATCGGCTCGGAAGCCGCCGCCCGCGGCCAGAAGGAAATCTGCATCGGCCGCGACGGCCGTCTCTCGGGGCCCGATCTCGCCGCTGCGCTGGCGCGCGGCATCCGCAAGGCCGGCATCGGCGTGGTCGACCTCGGCATGGTCGCGACGCCGATGACTTACTTCGCCGCCTACCAGCTCGGCACGAACAGCGCAGTAATGGTCACCGGCAGCCATAATCCGCCCGACTACAACGGCCTGAAAATGGTGCTCGGCGGCGAGACGCTCTCCGGCGCCACGATCCAGGCGCTGCGCCAGCGCCTCGTCGACGGCAATCTTGCCCACGGCGAAGGCGGCTACCGCGAGCATGACATCGCGGGCGAGTATCTCGCGCGCATCGTCTCCGACGTCAAGCTCGCGCGTCCGATGAAGATCATCGTCGACTGCGGCAACGGCGTGCCCGGCGCGTTCGTGCCCAAGCTCTACCGCGACATGGGATGCGAGGTCGAGGAACTCTTCTGCGAGGTCGACGGCAACTTCCCCAATCACCACCCCG is from Thiobacillus denitrificans ATCC 25259 and encodes:
- a CDS encoding zinc-finger domain-containing protein; the encoded protein is MSEPRDDNLERPDGKANNTQRVIEVSESDLPLHCPMPQHADWSAHPRVYLPIEVRGDALCPYCGTLYRLKGKPSGSRH
- a CDS encoding nuclear transport factor 2 family protein, which translates into the protein MSEPVFPTPEAAEEAFYAAFEARSLDDMMAVWARDDHVACIHPLAAPLNGRAAVAAGWRSMFGAAGRFRLQVKAVHEIRQADHVIRIVDEFLTIGDETAPRPAILATNVYRREADGWRMVLHHASPLQVGAKAGADTPPVVFH
- a CDS encoding YheT family hydrolase, translated to MRSAGDPPYRAPWWLPGGHLQTIYASLFIRVPPVVYRRDRLELADGDFLDFDWVDGVAGQPALVLFHGLEGNAESPYARDLMAELGRRGWTGAVAHFRGCSGEDNRLPRAYFAGDSADIEHVLRHVKSHHPDAPLYAVGVSLGGNALLKWLGETGAAAAALVTRAASVSAPLDLIAAGRALDRGFNRRVYTARFLATLKRKALDKARRFPGLLDASAVAAATTFREFDTLVTARLHGFRDADDYWLRVSAKPFLRAIAVPTLVINTRNDPFLPHAALPAPAEVAPAVTLEQPAAGGHVAFPQGPFPGRLGWLTRRLMRHFEAGRG